The following coding sequences are from one Parafrankia irregularis window:
- the dnaA gene encoding chromosomal replication initiator protein DnaA, translated as MTDLSADSVAGLPSRGATPPSDPDLSAVWEQAVAGVADGALSAQQRAWLRLTRPLGLVQDTALLAAPNEFTKDLLDSRLRPFLSTALSRAYGREIRVAVTVEHTPDPEPMTGPLIRPATTADLTHHLMGGGSGTALDEGADSVDGARVDGPAPGRVSPGLGRDPSPRPSEPARLNPRYLFETFVIGDSNRFPHAAAVAVAEAPAKAYNPLFIYGDSGLGKTHLLHAIGHYTVKLYPESRIKYVSMEEFTNDFIASIRDDRQLAFQRRYRDIDVLLVDDIQFLENKERTQEEFFHTFNVLHDTEKQIVISSDRSPKQLAALEDRLRSRFEWGLITDVTPPDLETRIAILSKKAATERLPVPPDVLEYIATHIERNIRELEGALIRVAAFASLNKSHVDRTLAEIVLRDLIPDAANPEITAAAIMNATAAYFGISMDDLCGTSRSRVLVTARQIAMYLCRELTDLSLPKIGQHFGGRDHTTVMHADRKIRGLMAERRAIYNQVTELTNRIRAQARHA; from the coding sequence GTGACCGACCTCAGCGCCGATTCCGTCGCAGGTCTGCCGTCCCGGGGAGCCACACCGCCGTCAGATCCCGACCTGTCGGCGGTGTGGGAGCAGGCTGTCGCGGGCGTTGCGGACGGTGCGCTGTCGGCACAGCAGCGGGCGTGGCTGAGACTGACCCGCCCACTCGGCCTGGTGCAGGACACGGCGCTGCTCGCCGCTCCGAACGAGTTCACCAAGGACCTGCTCGACTCGCGGCTGCGGCCGTTCCTGTCCACGGCCCTGTCCAGAGCCTATGGACGCGAGATCCGGGTCGCGGTCACCGTGGAGCACACACCGGACCCCGAGCCGATGACCGGACCACTCATCCGCCCCGCCACCACCGCGGACCTGACCCATCACCTGATGGGCGGGGGGTCCGGCACCGCGCTGGACGAGGGTGCCGACAGCGTCGACGGTGCCCGGGTCGACGGGCCCGCGCCCGGCAGGGTTTCGCCAGGTCTTGGCCGTGATCCGTCCCCGAGGCCGTCCGAGCCGGCCCGGCTCAATCCGCGCTATCTGTTCGAGACCTTCGTCATCGGTGACAGCAACCGGTTTCCTCACGCCGCCGCGGTCGCGGTCGCGGAGGCTCCCGCGAAGGCCTACAACCCGCTGTTCATCTACGGTGACTCCGGGCTCGGCAAGACTCACCTGCTGCATGCGATCGGTCACTACACGGTCAAGCTCTACCCGGAGAGCAGGATCAAATATGTGAGCATGGAGGAGTTCACCAACGACTTCATCGCCTCGATCCGCGACGACCGGCAGCTCGCCTTCCAGCGTCGTTACCGGGATATCGACGTCCTCCTGGTCGACGACATCCAGTTCCTGGAGAACAAGGAGCGGACGCAGGAGGAGTTCTTCCACACCTTCAACGTCCTGCACGACACCGAGAAGCAGATCGTCATCAGCTCCGACCGCTCGCCCAAGCAGCTGGCGGCGCTGGAGGACAGGCTGCGCAGCCGGTTCGAGTGGGGGCTGATCACCGACGTCACCCCGCCCGACCTGGAGACCCGCATCGCGATTCTCTCCAAGAAGGCGGCGACCGAGCGGCTGCCGGTGCCACCGGACGTCCTCGAGTACATCGCGACCCACATCGAGCGGAACATCCGCGAGCTCGAGGGCGCGCTCATCCGGGTCGCGGCGTTCGCCAGTCTGAACAAGTCGCACGTCGACCGCACGCTGGCCGAGATCGTCCTGCGCGATCTCATCCCCGACGCCGCGAACCCCGAGATCACCGCGGCAGCGATCATGAACGCCACCGCCGCGTACTTCGGGATCTCGATGGATGACCTCTGCGGTACTTCACGCAGCCGGGTGCTGGTCACGGCCCGGCAGATCGCGATGTACCTGTGCCGGGAGCTGACCGACCTGTCACTGCCCAAGATCGGCCAGCACTTCGGCGGGCGCGACCACACAACGGTCATGCACGCGGACCGAAAGATCCGCGGTCTGATGGCCGAACGACGCGCCATCTACAACCAGGTCACCGAGCTGACCAACCGGATCCGCGCGCAGGCTCGGCACGCCTGA